In Tolypothrix sp. NIES-4075, the following proteins share a genomic window:
- a CDS encoding S8 family peptidase, translating to MKIDSNYYDKKLNFTPTSSVDSFNQKDDYNFRFGSHSSFKTATNDVQMLDSSTTAKSENYNYTDGYGLINAADAVSKAAGKKTFADVPNLGGNNWGADLVKAPSAWAKGYTGKGVVVAVVDTGVDRNHDDLKDNIWTNSKEIANNGKDDDGNGYVDDVYGWNFDGNNNNTLDVAGHGTHVSGTIAGEKNDFGVTGIAYDAKIMPVKVLDDSGSGSYDAIAQGIRYAADNGANVINLSLGGDYPSNALESALKYASSKGAIVVMAAGNDSGLQPGYPAHYADETGIAVGAVDKKNNLANFSNLAGFNPLTYVTAPGVDVYSTLPGNKYASWSGTSMATPHVAGVVALMLSANPNLTDAQVRQILEDTSGNATQASNTSFDNTESMTATASFSASPASTAYSSLSTDSITDIIPNIISFNHTSPITNSNHTFVSSSLWSEFVSDYQETYSIYGNDDSDAESTLKNYREWLSKQNSHTV from the coding sequence ATGAAAATTGATTCTAATTATTATGATAAAAAGCTCAATTTCACTCCTACATCCTCAGTAGATTCCTTTAATCAAAAGGATGATTACAACTTTCGTTTTGGCAGTCACAGCAGCTTCAAGACAGCGACAAATGACGTGCAGATGCTCGATTCCTCTACTACTGCTAAGAGTGAAAACTATAACTATACCGATGGCTATGGTTTAATTAATGCCGCAGATGCAGTGAGTAAAGCTGCTGGTAAGAAGACTTTTGCTGATGTTCCTAACCTTGGTGGCAATAATTGGGGTGCCGACCTTGTAAAAGCCCCGTCAGCGTGGGCGAAGGGATACACTGGTAAGGGTGTTGTGGTTGCAGTGGTGGATACTGGGGTTGATCGCAACCATGACGACTTAAAGGATAATATCTGGACTAATAGTAAAGAAATTGCTAACAACGGCAAAGATGATGACGGCAACGGCTATGTTGATGATGTCTACGGTTGGAATTTTGACGGCAACAATAACAATACTTTAGATGTAGCCGGTCATGGCACTCATGTTTCTGGTACTATTGCTGGAGAGAAAAACGACTTTGGTGTGACTGGCATTGCCTATGATGCGAAGATTATGCCAGTCAAGGTTCTAGATGACTCTGGTAGTGGTTCTTATGATGCGATCGCACAGGGTATTCGTTATGCTGCGGACAATGGAGCCAATGTCATCAACTTAAGTTTAGGTGGCGATTATCCTAGCAACGCTTTAGAATCAGCTTTGAAATATGCTAGCAGCAAAGGAGCGATCGTTGTCATGGCAGCAGGTAATGACAGTGGCTTACAACCAGGATACCCTGCCCATTACGCAGACGAAACCGGTATTGCTGTTGGTGCTGTCGATAAGAAAAACAATTTGGCTAACTTCTCTAATCTAGCCGGATTTAACCCACTTACATACGTCACAGCTCCAGGAGTCGATGTCTACTCGACACTTCCGGGTAATAAGTATGCTTCGTGGAGTGGCACATCGATGGCAACTCCTCACGTTGCTGGTGTAGTAGCCTTGATGTTAAGTGCTAACCCTAATTTAACAGATGCCCAAGTGCGTCAAATTCTCGAAGACACTTCGGGAAATGCAACTCAAGCCTCAAACACCAGCTTTGATAATACCGAAAGCATGACTGCCACGGCAAGCTTTAGCGCTAGTCCTGCAAGCACTGCCTATTCTAGCTTGAGTACCGATTCTATAACTGACATAATCCCTAACATTATCAGCTTTAATCATACCAGCCCAATAACTAACAGCAACCATACATTTGTTTCTTCATCTCTCTGGTCAGAATTTGTCAGCGACTACCAGGAGACTTACAGCATTTATGGCAATGATGATAGTGATGCTGAAAGTACCCTGAAGAACTATCGCGAATGGTTGAGTAAGCAGAATTCCCACACCGTTTAG